In a single window of the Dreissena polymorpha isolate Duluth1 chromosome 3, UMN_Dpol_1.0, whole genome shotgun sequence genome:
- the LOC127871649 gene encoding dihydrolipoyllysine-residue succinyltransferase component of 2-oxoglutarate dehydrogenase complex, mitochondrial-like has product MAAMMAGSSRSLPQLFCRFSSCSRLFSNQKFRPYQGHIHKGVSSFNKPTPPHCIRASSSQTACTLHYSLRYIRTSSALCNEVQTIKCPPFAESITEGDIRWEKAVGDVVKVDDVIAEVETDKTSIQIPSPVSGVITSLLVADGDTVEAGKQICTITVGAGGSAPAPKAAPKVETPPPKAATPPPPAVTPPSATGSAGPIPTSAPAPRPLPTAPMSSVPVGDVKLKAAAPVIMAATEAGPVGGTRGESRVKMNRMRKRIAQRLKDAQNTCAMLTTFNEIDMSNVTEMRNKYKDAFLKKHGLKLGFMSAFIRASAYALQDQPVVNAVIDGEDTLYRDYIDISVAVSTPKGLVVPVIRNVETMNYAEIEKTINALGEKARAGDLAVEDMDGGTFTISNGGVFGSMFGTPIINPPQSAILGMHGIFDRPVAVNGKVEIRPMMYVALTYDHRLIDGREAVTFLRKIKSAVEDPRTLLLEL; this is encoded by the exons TTTCGTCCATACCAGGGGCATATACACAAag GGGTCTCAAGCTTCAACAAACCAACACCGCCTCATTGTATCAG AGCATCCAGTTCACAGACAGCATGTACTCTTCACTACAGCCTCCGCTACATTAGGACATCATCAGCACTTT gtAATGAGGTACAGACTATAAAATGCCCCCCGTTTGCAGAGTCTATCACAGAAGGAGACATCAGATGGGAAAAAG CTGTTGGTGATGTAGTGAAGGTAGATGATGTTATAGCAGAGGTTGAGACAGACAAA ACCTCTATACAGATCCCCAGTCCTGTCTCAGGTGTTATAACCTCTCTCTTGGTTGCTGATGGGGACACAGTGGAGGCGGGAAAACAGATCTGTACAATTACTGTCGGAG CTGGTGGCAGTGCACCTGCTCCAAAAGCTGCACCAAAGGTTGAGACGCCACCTCCCAAGGCTGCCACGCCCCCACCCCCTGCTGTGACTCCGCCCTCTGCCACGGGGTCAGCTGGCCCCATCCCAACATCAGCCCCTGCTCCAAGACCCCTTCCAACCGCTCCCATGTCCTCAGTACCTGTTGGTGATGTGAAACTTAAAGCTGCTGCGCCAGTAATCATGGCTGCTACTGAGGCAGGACCAGTAGGCGGAACTAGAGGTGAAAGTAGG GTAAAAATGAATCGAATGAGGAAGAGGATTGCCCAACGTTTGAAGGATGCCCAAAACACGTGTGCTATGTTGACAACTTTTAATGAAATTGACATGAG CAACGTTACTGAGATGAGAAATAAATACAAGGATGCATTCTTGAAAAAACACGGCTTGAAGCTTGGATTTATGTCTGCCTTCATCAGGGCCTCCGCGTATGCACTTCAGGATCAGCCAGTGGTGAATGCCGTTATAGATGGCGAGGATACTTTATATAGAGACTATATTGATATCAGTGTTGCTGTGTCAACACCCAAA GGCTTAGTTGTTCCTGTGATACGAAATGTAGAAACCATGAACTATGCTGAAATTGAGAAGACCATCAATGCTTTAGGAGAGAAG GCTCGTGCTGGTGACCTTGCAGTGGAGGACATGGATGGCGGTACCTTCACCATCTCCAACGGAGGCGTCTTTGGCTCCATGTTTGGCACACCGATTATCAACCCACCCCAGTCCGCCATCTTGGGCATGCATGGGATCTTTGATCGGCCAGTGGCTGTCAATGGCAAG GTGGAGATTCGGCCTATGATGTATGTTGCCTTGACCTACGACCACAGACTCATAGATGGTAGAGAGGCAGTCACTTTCCTTAGAAAGATTAAATCTGCTGTTGAAGACCCCCGCACCTTGTTGCTAGAATTGTAA